The following is a genomic window from Butyricimonas faecihominis.
GACGTGGTTGATCACGACCGTTATTTCACGATTCGGGTGGTAGATACTCTCACGACGGCAAAGGCGGGGGAAGATTACGAGCCGTTCGAGAATAGCCAAGTGGTAAAAGCCGGGGAGAGACAGGCGGAAGTCCCTTGTCGGATCGTGTGGACGGAAAAATTAATGCAAAATCCTGACACGATGATTTACTTGACCGTGCGGCTGGAGGAGAGTGTGGATTTTAAATTGCCGTTGAAAAGGTGGATTCCTTTCGGAAGCATATATGGTTCAACGGATAAAGTTGTTAATCCGCTCGTTCATGTGATCGGGATAAATGATCAAGTGGTTGTACCCAAGCAATGGGCTGCGAATTATTGGGGAACGTTTTCTCCCACGAAATTCAAGCTGGTATGCGTGGTGCTTGGTCTAACGATGCAGGATTTTGAAGATTACAAGACTATGAACTTGAACAGGTCGCAAACATTGGCCCAGAATTTTGATCGCTATCTGAAAGAGGAAAAAGCGGCAGGACGTACGGTGATGGATAAAGATGCCGCGGGTAACGAGTTTGAGATGACGATGGGGCCTCTGATATGATTTATTTTTAAATGAAATGTTATGAGAATGATATATAAGATTTTTCTGATCGGATTACTGGGAATTTTTCTGTTTGAAAGTTGCTATGATGACAAGGGAAATTATTCCTATCGTGCGATTAACGAGATCACCGTGAAACATGACTTTTTTGGAGACACGGTGTTACGTATGTATTCTTTCGTGGATACGTTGCGAGTTTTTCCTGAAATTTCAACAACCGTTAACCATGATCCCGATAATTATGAGTATGAATGGGTGGCCGTGGGCGGCGATCCGACGATCGGGGGACAATATACGCTGGGAAAAGAGAAGGATTTGGTTTATCCGATTACTTTGCCTTCCCAGAGCTATAGTGTTTATTTTAAAATTCAGGATAAGTCCACGGGATTAACCACGATTTCAAGTTTAAGTTTGCAATTGTCAACCTTGTTTTCGCGAGGATGGCTTGTGCTGGGGGAAGGAGATGACGGGCGAACCCAGCTTGATATGGTATCAACGGGAGGAGAGGACACGACTTTGTTGAAAAATATTTTACAAGAGGTTGATTTGCAGGAATGGGGTAAGCCGACTTGCATTTTTGTTCCTCCCTATCGCCCTGCCGCTGCATTGAATTATATTCATGTCGGGACGGATAAAGGTACTTACAGGCTTAGTACTTCAACCCTGTTGCCCATTGAGGGGGCACATTTGAAATGGTCTTTTTATGATGTATCGGCTGCCGGAGAGTGCGTGATGACCGAGGCTGTACAGATTATGGGATATTACCGTGCTGCCCTTGTGGATGGTAATTTGTATTATACGGAATTGGGTGGCCAACAGGCTTGTTTCTTTGGATCCCCAAGTAATCATTACAAGGGTAATTATGATCTCTTCCCGGTGGGGGATAAAATCGGATATAGCGTGAAAGAACGGGGATATGCTACCGTGTTGTATAATAAGCGGGATGGGCGTTTCGTGTATCAAGAAAGTGGTTACGGTACTCCTGTTGGCTACTGTGCGGATATGTCTGATCGGGTGGGGGATCCTTTCTCTTGGAAACCGGAATACGAGTACGTGACAACACTGAATTGTCATAAAGGTTCGGGTTCGACTTACACGATATTAAGGGATGGAAGTGATTTTTATTTGTATAGTTACCGGATTTCCTATAGTTTCGGTATAATAAAACAATTAATGGTAAAAATGGATAACGTGATCGACTTGGATAAGGCGGAGTTTTTCGGGACAAGTAATATGTTATCCGTGATTTACTATACCATGGGGAATAAACTGTATGGTTACGATTTCGCGAGGAGGAAGTGTGAACTGTTGAAAACGTTTGATGGTTACGAGATTACCTTGTTTTTATCGGACATCTTGGTAGAGACTTCAAAGGATTATTTCTATATAGCGTTGTATAATCCGGCGAAACCGGCATCGACTGGCGGTGAGATCAGGAAATATGCGATTGTGGATGATGTGGATGATATTGTGATCAAGGAGGAGAAAGGCTCGAAGTGGGAGGGGTTGTGCAAGGTGAAGAGTATTGCGTATAAACCTAGATGATGGAACGTGTGGGTGTTTAGTAGGCGGATTCTGCTGAAACAGGTGTTGTCTAGAAAGTCAATTTACACAACTACCCCCTCTAACTCCCCCTGTGTAAGGGGGGGCTGGTGGGGGTAGTTGGTAAATACAAGCAGGACTTTTGACACACCCTCCCTTTTTATTTGTGACAATGACTTTAATCGGTTACCGTTCTGCCCGGGTAATGTAACCGTTTTTTATGGGTAATAATCTCCAATACTGCTTGCAAACCTCTTTCCCGGTCCTTGTTTGTCTATCGCGAAAGGGCGATGAAAGGGTAGTGAAAGGGACGGGGGAGATTATTACCCTAGTTAAAGGGGATGAAAACTAGGGCTG
Proteins encoded in this region:
- a CDS encoding DUF4843 domain-containing protein, encoding MKRRYIAILIIGLATWLCACETEMMGYEGESGIYFMMQKPPASGYGDPEQYEYVDTTLIPFAMFTAKDTVLPIRVRITGDVVDHDRYFTIRVVDTLTTAKAGEDYEPFENSQVVKAGERQAEVPCRIVWTEKLMQNPDTMIYLTVRLEESVDFKLPLKRWIPFGSIYGSTDKVVNPLVHVIGINDQVVVPKQWAANYWGTFSPTKFKLVCVVLGLTMQDFEDYKTMNLNRSQTLAQNFDRYLKEEKAAGRTVMDKDAAGNEFEMTMGPLI
- a CDS encoding PKD-like family lipoprotein — protein: MRMIYKIFLIGLLGIFLFESCYDDKGNYSYRAINEITVKHDFFGDTVLRMYSFVDTLRVFPEISTTVNHDPDNYEYEWVAVGGDPTIGGQYTLGKEKDLVYPITLPSQSYSVYFKIQDKSTGLTTISSLSLQLSTLFSRGWLVLGEGDDGRTQLDMVSTGGEDTTLLKNILQEVDLQEWGKPTCIFVPPYRPAAALNYIHVGTDKGTYRLSTSTLLPIEGAHLKWSFYDVSAAGECVMTEAVQIMGYYRAALVDGNLYYTELGGQQACFFGSPSNHYKGNYDLFPVGDKIGYSVKERGYATVLYNKRDGRFVYQESGYGTPVGYCADMSDRVGDPFSWKPEYEYVTTLNCHKGSGSTYTILRDGSDFYLYSYRISYSFGIIKQLMVKMDNVIDLDKAEFFGTSNMLSVIYYTMGNKLYGYDFARRKCELLKTFDGYEITLFLSDILVETSKDYFYIALYNPAKPASTGGEIRKYAIVDDVDDIVIKEEKGSKWEGLCKVKSIAYKPR